GATCTAAATGATCAAATTGTGCTCAAGCaagcttttatttaaaaaagaaatcattttcatcaaaattgacATTAACACTTTGAAACTGAATAAATTTGGTTTTAAGAACAAAAGGTGGCTCTTGTACAACTAAGCCTTTGTGTGTATAACATCAATATTTTCATATGTTATTAACTAACGAGTTTTCTTATTGCTTTACCTGTCatgaaatgattaattttaatttttataacttctgAAAGCTTTAGTTTTGAGggtaatttcaaaatttaacctaactaaagattaaaaacagTTGAATTGTTTCCTAAACTGCATATAAGacactgtaaacaaataaattttcttcaatttacCGCGATGTTTGTAATAATATCAGAAAATACAATGTTACAGTTTTGGAAAAGaagtttttttattaatttatcttacatgtaaataagatGAAAATTCCTAAACATTTCCAAAAGTAATATTAGTAATTCGAATACAACTATCTCTAAGATTTTTCTCGTTAGAGAGGTAATTATATATCATAAAGCAATAATAAACGACAAAAAACACAGCATCTTCAACGTAGTTTTACAAAATGCAACACAAGTCAAACTTATCATAAATTCCAAGTCATTACATAAATTTATTGAATAGTGCATCCCCAGCAGCATTGGTCGGGATAGTCGGGTGCGTACACCTTGTTCTCCAGTCCGTAAACATAGAAGGTAAATTCCTTCCCTCGGCGCCTACAGACACACTGTGTCATTGGCACCATACGAATCATGTGGTGCTAAAAGTAACAAAGAAACACTTAAAATTCTGGTAATTAACAAAAGCGTTCAAAGAGAGAATTATATACATAAGTATTACTAAAAAGTATCAGTATTAGTAAAGAGTATTAGTAAGAGTCATTGGAAACATGTATCactccaaattaaataaaaacgttAAAGAGGATTGTTTGAAAGAAAAGGTGTTGCAAGAAACAAATAATATACAAATGcttaaaacttatttaaaaaatcacaataaaataattcaatatagGGTTTAGAAAGAATTATGGGATCTTAAATACCTGCATGTGAATCCTCTTCATTGGGAACTGGTGACTGCCCACAAAATTGTGGGACACTTCGTTTACTTCCGCTACCGGAAAATTACCTACTGGTTGCACCTTATGAGTTAAATCAatcaacatatttattaatcaatccatgaagttaataatattttttcattccaaATAGTTTGAGCAAACGTACCCGGGGCAACACTTCATTAAATCCAAGTGTTCCGGTAGACTGTGAGATCATATATGCTGGTATAACACCCCTTTCTATAACATGCTCTGATACATTATTTACCCTAGAAACAGAACATACTGGTAGGTGTATCTTTTAATACTGAATATAATACTTAATGCCTTCGACCTTAATGTTTAATTGATACTTAACTTACCAGCTAATGATGAGTTTGATAAACCACTTTAGTTTGCATTCACCCTTACAAGCTGGACAGCGTACTTTGCCACTTCCACGACAATTTGAACATCTTAAACAAAATGAACATTGTTGCAAATTCTGCAATGtgtttaaaatagttttatattATACTAATGCAAATACAAACTGAAAACAATACTCACATGTTTCAGGCATTAAGATTAATTTCAAATCGATAATATGCTAATTAAATAATTACTCTTTTtgcaatttaattattattttaatcaacACGCGTTTTAAAGATTCTTTCGTCTtcggttatttttttttatcctaaaGATGTTAACTGCTCTTGTCGTACTTgttaatcaattgaattttataaattcTTAGCTCTggtatcaacatttttaaaggtcatatgaaacgatatcctgaccatattgagttatatacgggaatgagttcataagtgcctatttaataagactgacattgttttttggatattttatgcaaaatgtgagcgccacagtcgatcaaaattacttaatcgggaaaaggaacattgacttacgcggcttacctcccttgcttatgacgtcagtaagacccaatcgccttataaagctatgttgtgaatacaaatatccatgtcattttgcagcattttaaaagaaaaaaaatactattttatataaaaacttgtttaattatacaataatcaaccacgtcagtattttttttctcaagaaatgaaatcgtgtgcgtttttatttacatgtaatagcgtgtacataatgatattcagtttcgagactgcagggagaataaatgattttcttcatagatccacatgcaagtataatataattttaatataagcatatttatatgttttattttgatctttttaatgaaattgaaaaatgcaaaaataagtctgatcgttttttcccatttgcacgttcatgcaattcattaaggttttttttcaaaacaacttgtaggcctcattgtgcctcattcgcttcacgattatattgtttgtttcactttcaaattcacaaatatgttaccatttaattattttagtctaagagaaatttcttcaaatgttttgtttttgaaacgtgtacttgaaTTTGccgtgttttgattttaaaacgtgtatgtgcggtgtatactcacagatcccttttatctcactttcttccgcaatgttttctttcgtttttttttatcattattgatgattgttcttaataaaatctgttgattatcttcacattcgttcacaactatttttatcaaacaaccgatttattttaccaatacatttctaaatccttaaatgccatgtttccgcgatctaatttaataaaacgttaatacacgtgtacacaaagtattttctaaagatattgctacatgtatatatcaataagtcagaaatttatattatttcgaaataaaattaaagaataattttgagtcattttatagcagctcttaaatacaaactatgtacacaatgcctcaaacattttaattggcctgtcttatatacttttttatgtgacaaaataaatcaaatcaatttaaatgctttaattccctttaaatgtagctcaatcattataagtaccgaagaagaaaatgatgtttctatttcaaaaggataaggataattcattaatcagctgtaaatgttggagcatttctttcgttaaatttccactccagtacgggatcttcatcatgattttacttttgtgagaagctgatattagatttattcattaacgaccaattaaaactaagtcatctgtaggctactacgaaatcaaatgatctcatttgaaaagaaagacacgttcatatatgcaaaaattactaaaatttaatcgataaactactgtaaaattgcactagttttaatgcattgtttacatcggtgggtctttgtgacgtcataaatccacaaaatcaagaacgataagcgggcaagaattttttcaggtgctcagttttcacggttatttctatgtaatgcaaaggcaaaaaaatcttacatcatgtattttaacatttgtttataccaagctttatattcatgtgttaaaaatcgtttcatatgacctttaaagaGTCATTAAATCAACAGGTTCCGAAATGTTTCTATCAAATATATCTGAacaaatacattttacatattattttaaacatagcATTTTATTaccattttaacattttaatggtattttattatatcaaaCTTATTTTCCTCTGCAACTGATTATTGTATACAGaattattttcgccccgtgtaatttttgtCCTTTTACACTTGGAAACAGTTTCCCCCATCTGGATGTCGCGCAGACACAGTTGtgtaaagagagataatttgagacattggaatacGCCAAGTCTAAAAGTTACCCACTGAAAGCAAGGGctaaaggggcaaaaataagaAAAGGCGAATATTATCCTGCATACAGTATAATGATTCTTTTTATAATTGCTGTCATTCTTACGAGACTTTTCCCCCAGAACACCAGGGACAGCTCTCTCTGCAGCTTTTACCATTGCGAGTCACGGTCCTTGAACCTCTTCCATGACAACTGCTACAACTTACCTGTAGACAGATTAAATCACATATTACATTTGATCATACACTTTCAAAATGATTTAATCTAAGATAAATCTTATTACACATGGTCAACAAATATAACAAACACATAGAAACAATTTAAGATTTTATAATGATGactgttgtttttaaatttcgatATTAGTGAAATCCCAAATTGCAATCCCTATcacaataaatgataaataactctttaATGTGAATTATATTTCCTGGAAAATTGCCAATTTGAATGAATATATAGATACCCTTCCACTGCCATTACATCGACCACATTTTATTTTCCCTTTAGCTTTACATTTAAAGCAAGGctgaaatacaaatgtaataaattgttacatatatatgtaatacTTTACATATATTAACTTGAATTTCATTAACATCTAATATAAATGCCTGCTGAAAACAGACCTTAACAAAGGCGGTGTGTGGTACTTCATGATGCTGGATTTCGTTCTTGAAAATCTCCTTAAACGTTGCAGGAATTTCCCAGGGACCAGGAGCAGGTCCATTCTGGGATCCGTCAACAAACTGAcctaaataaattgattaacaaaatcatcgaaatattttgtttgctttataatatttatcatCGTTTTGCGGTGTATAGAAAGATGAATCAAGCATATGAAATAGAGAAACACATACATGGTATTAACCATTATAGTCATAAACAGCTTTtatagatttttgaaaaaaaaatttaaaaccagGTATCCGAAATAGAACAAAgaccaaaatatttaattaaaatcatgaaaCACTTTAATTTTTCTCCAATTTCTGTACTAAAtattactaatacatgtacagaggcccaaaaaacttttttttcacatatttttcaCAATAGTACATATATTAGCATCGATATATTTAGTTCTGAGGTTTTTGTATCCTTCATTGAATATTGGTCgccatttaaaatgaaacacgTCAACAATAAATCACTATATACGAAGAGAAGGTCAACAGAAATTGGAAGGAAATCCATAATTCCCTAGGACTTGGCCCTACTCACATTTAATTAGTGATTAACCGAATGCaaacattaaaaatcaatttcattttgatatttccTGTATGTAAACTTTACTTGacataatattttattcattgcTCGGAGAGGAAAGTTCATCATTATGATAttgataactgaattttataCTCACAAACATAACCGATCAATCAATGACGATATGATACTAATAACAATCATTCATTTCAAAAATCCAAATGTTTGAACTGATTCATAACAATTGACCTGGCCCAAGaggcatttacatgtataatgtgtcCTATTTGattgaattgtaaaaatatgatatgtCAACAGGCGATTACAATTTGGCAATGGCTTGTTGAATTCTACAATGCAAAGTGTCAGcataacaatacatgtaatatagcaTGCTCAGAGACTAAATAATGATTTCTTTATATTGtgtgaacaaatattttatgaaaataaatactcTAAATGTGTCTCTATATATACATTTGGACAAgtgtagaaatacatgtaccacgAAATGGTTCATGATCCCATTTAGAAGTTCTCTCCTCTGTGAATGTTtctaaaaaatactgaaaataaaGAGATGTGTTGTTTTAAATACGAAAttgatttttgcaaaatattttagatgataaagctttttttattcaattatcaAGTAGTAGGAAGAAAACTTACATGATAGGAAGTGGATGGTTGCAGTTTCTCAAATGTGAGACTTTTGGCTGTTCCTGTGCCCCAACAACGTTGTTCAGAGACGAATTCTACCAGGGCTTGTCTGGCTGTGTCTTCTGATATCACAGGTGCACTTTTAATAGATTCAAAATGTATTACAATCTCGTTAAATCAAAGGAAATTCAATTAGACAACAACAGCAACATTACTTAATAGTTAGTGATAAACAGACGAGAAGTGGTATCTTCAAGTACATCAAATAGTTAAACGTGACTGCTACCAGCTTGCCGACCACGCTTTCGACTAATGCATTCgtagaaatcaaagtactgaaagtattcATGGGAGTTGAACTtgcaaaaaatttaatttcagtaGTATGTTTGTagttgtacaatgtacattaataactagacaacattgagataGTCACCATCTCAAAGTGCACTGCTTATATAATGAACAATAGaatgaaaagaatttcaaagaacTTTGCTTTGACATTGACCCATAATTTGGACATTTTCCAGCTCGCTAAGAGCTCAATAAAACACATAGATATAGCCGACTTTAGGGACAGAAAAGGGCCATTTTCCACAAATGATTCACTTATATTGCCCTAGAAAGCATCGTAgcaat
This is a stretch of genomic DNA from Crassostrea angulata isolate pt1a10 chromosome 4, ASM2561291v2, whole genome shotgun sequence. It encodes these proteins:
- the LOC128181701 gene encoding protein SSUH2 homolog, with product MAKEGAAINEQATNGSEQVFSKDVHIEDNDHKPEVSFDTVSGYDHTRTDQSLLPPPPTKFAAPKDNVQPPLTFTSAPVISEDTARQALVEFVSEQRCWGTGTAKSLTFEKLQPSTSYHYFLETFTEERTSKWDHEPFRGQFVDGSQNGPAPGPWEIPATFKEIFKNEIQHHEVPHTAFVKPCFKCKAKGKIKCGRCNGSGRVSCSSCHGRGSRTVTRNGKSCRESCPWCSGGKVSCSNCRGSGKVRCPACKGECKLKWFIKLIISWVNNVSEHVIERGVIPAYMISQSTGTLGFNEVLPRVQPVGNFPVAEVNEVSHNFVGSHQFPMKRIHMQHHMIRMVPMTQCVCRRRGKEFTFYVYGLENKVYAPDYPDQCCWGCTIQ